In the Mytilus galloprovincialis chromosome 10, xbMytGall1.hap1.1, whole genome shotgun sequence genome, one interval contains:
- the LOC143049097 gene encoding blastula protease 10-like produces the protein MFCEEPKPCLSNPCFHSASCTGSDNKYTCHCPIGTEGNRCQDEFYETITSPGFPSTYTNSIYKTWTIDVGVGNTVRIKFTKFALEHGSDYVKIFGARSTSCCSLGTYTGATLPSEKASTGRYMTIEFTTDGSVTGPGFRAVIYKIASN, from the exons ATGTTTTGTGAAG AACCGAAACCATGCTTATCAAATCCTTGTTTCCATTCTGCTTCCTGTACGGGTTCCGACAATAAGTACACTTGCCATTGTCCTATTGGAACTGAAGGCAATCGTTGTCAAG atgaATTTTACGAAACGATAACATCTCCCGGTTTTCCTTCAACCTACACAAACAGCATTTATAAAACATGGACTATTGATGTTGGTGTTGGAAACACTGTCAGAATAAAGTTTACTAAATTTGCACTTGAACATGGAAGTGATTATGTTAAG ATTTTTGGCGCACGATCAACAAGCTGTTGTTCTTTAGGAACCTACACAGGAGCTACTCTCCCAAGTGAAAAGGCATCCACTGGAAGATATATGACAATTGAGTTTACAACAGACGGCTCTGTAACAGGACCTGGATTTCGTGCAGTTATTTATAAAATAGCGTCAAATTGA